The following nucleotide sequence is from uncultured Draconibacterium sp..
AAACTGCTCTTTGCAATTGAAAATCAGCAGGATTTATATGTTAAGTTTTGGTGAATAATCATATAATTTCAATAGAGAAAAAATTCTCTAATTTGAGTTATTCGTATTTTTAAAGTGAACTTAATGACAAAAGCTACAAAAGTGATCGCAGTTAGAAAAAATAAAAAACAAGTTCCGGAACCAACTTTAAGAAGGTTGCCAGGCTATTTATTTTTTCTTGAAAAAGTTCGGGAGAATGGGGTGATGAATATTTCAGCACCTTCGATTGGAAAAGAACTAAAATGCGATCCTACACAAGTGGTAAAAGATTTGGCATTTACTGGTGTTAAAGGAAAACCCAGGGTAGGGTACAATACTTACGAGTTGTGCCACGCACTGGAAGAATTTTTAGGATTCAATCATGTAAACGAAGCTTTTCTGGTTGGAGCCGGTAATTTAGGTTCTGCTTTAATGGCTTATCAGGAGCACCAAACGCTGGGTTTGAAAGTAATAGCAGCATTTGATGTAGATGAAAAGAAGATCGGGCAACACATTGGAAATACTCCGGTTTTGGAGTATAACAAGTTGTTCCATCTGTCGAACCGGTTGGATGTTGAGATTGCCATTTTAACCACGCCGAATAATGTGGCGCAGGAAGTAGCTGAAGATTTAGTGAACTGTGGTGTAAAGGCAATCTGGAATTTCACCCATGAAATATTGGACCTGCCGGATCACATTATTATTCAGAATACATCGATGAGTTCCTTTGCCGCTGTTTTGTTGCAACGGCTGAATGATTCAAAGAAATAACTCAAAAAAAGCGAAAAAATGAAAAAGATTAATTTGTTCTTTAGATGTGCGGTCGATCAAATAAAGAAAAAATTCTTTAAAAGCGTAAAAAATGACATTAATCATGCTTGTATTGAACTGCAAAATCTGGAAGATGAAAGCAAAGTAACAGTTGAAGAAAAGGAGCGCGAAGAATATGCTCAGAATTATAATATAACAACCCGCTGGCAAACTATTTAATTGCTCTTTCTCTATAGCTTTAAGTAGAATCAATATTCATTGATTAATCATTAAGCGGGAGTCTAAAATTACCCGGATTATACACTCGCGTATTTTCTAAAACACCCATCATTATTAAGACCTGTGCCGTATTAGTTTAATTGTTACATTTGTTTTTCTGAAACAACTAAATTTAATACGATGAACAAATCAGCGGTTTCTTTTCTGCTCTTATTGCTATTTACCTTTTCGCTAACTGCGCAGGAGGTAAAACGCCCTGAACCTCAGCCGGCACCGGAAACCAATGAATCGTTTAAGCTTGGAATGGCCGGTTATACTTTTGTCCATTTCGATTTGCAAACTACATTGGAAACCATGAAACGTTGCGATGTGCATTACCTTTGTATAAAGGATTTTCATTTACCTGTCAACAGCACCTCAGATGAAATTGAGGCATTTCATAAAAAATGTGCAGAATACGGTGTTACCGGTTATGCGGTTGGACCACTATATATGAAAAGTAAAGAGGATATCGACAAATATTTCAATTATGCGATAAGAGTGGGAGTTAACACGATTGTTGGTGTGCCCGATTATGAACTGCTTCCATACGTAAATGAGAAAGTAAAGGAAACAGGTTTATATTTTGCCATTCATTTGCATGGTCCGGATATCGATGTGTATCCGGATGCTGAAGATGTATGGGAGCATACAAAAGATCTTGATCCACGCATTGGTATGTGTCTCGATATTGGTCACGATACAAGAAATGGAAAAGATCCGGTAGCCGATTTGAAAAAATACCAATCGAGGGTTTTCGATATTCATTTAAAAGATGTTACCGGCCGCACCAAAGAGGGCTATTCTGTTGAAGTAGGGAGAGGCATAATTGATTTTCCGGCTTTTGTAAATATGCTTCGAGAAGTGAATTATACCGGAACCGTAAGTTTGGAACATGAGCGCAACATGGATGACCCGTTTATGGGAATTGCTGAATCAATAGGCTATTTCAGGGCAATGATCGCCGCAACAAAATAGATTAAAAACAGGATATTGAAAAGAGTTCTCCATGGTTGGGGAACTCTTTTTTTGTGTTTAAGCCAGGACAATGTTCAACATAAATAAATTAGTATTCTCTTTGAATTCCGGCTTTTATCGCAGCTAATTTTATATTTTTGCTGCAAATGAAGATTGGAGAGTTATACAGAAGAAATGTTTATGGAGTAATCGGTACGCTGGTATTCCATATTCTTTTGTTTTCTGCATTTTTATTGGCCGATGTAGATATAAAAGGCAACGTAAAGGAAGAAGCTATTCTGATTGAATTCCCGGAAGAATTGCTCGAACCTGAAATTGCGGAGCCCGAAACACAAGAAGAAAATACGGATCAGCCAAATAGTGAACAAAATACCAATACCCGAACAAACATTGCTTCAAATCGATCGGCAACAGAAAATACAACTAACTCAACCGACGAGTTTTTCGACGATGATTATTTAAAAGAAGTAGAAGCCGCCAAACAACTTGTATCGAATGTCAATAATAATCTTGCTAAAGAAACAGTTGATTTGAGTGATATTGAAATGCCGGTTGAAACTACAGAAGGCATGGATCGCGATTCGATAAAGAATGTAATTTATGCCGGTGAAAGTAATATTGTTTACTACCTGGAAAATCGTTATCACTTGAGTTTGCCCGTTCCTGTTTATCTAAGTCAGGGTGGAGGGACAGTAATTGTCGATATCGTTGTAAACCGCCAGGGGCAGGTTGTTAATGCTGAACCCCGCGAAGATCGGTCTATCCGGGATAAGCAGCTGTTTGCCTATGCAAAAGAAGCAGCAATCCGAACTTTATTTAACAGCGACAACTCAGCTCCGTCCAGGCAAAAAGGAACAATCCAATACACATTCGTAGCACAGTAAATAAAATGTTAATTGTTGAAAGGTTTAACACCATTTAACATCTTTTTCTTGTCGGATTTACAATATGCCTTTATCTTTGCGGTACGTTTATTTTCATAAGTTTAGGTTTAGTTAGGTTAGTTAGTTTAATGAGAAAAGGATGGGTTGTTGAACCTGTCCTTTTTGTTTTATACCCAATCCCGAACAATAAATCCAAAAGTTTTCTTCTTTTTTTAATTTAATTTTTATCTTTATCAAATCTTGTAACGGCTTGTTAATAAGCGAAATTACACGTTTGCCAACAAGGCGGTTATTAAGTTGTGGATAGAATAATTTTAAATAGAGGGTTACCTTTTACCCAATAATCGAATAATATATTAGAAGATGATAAATTATACGGATGCGCAAATCCTGAAAGGAATCTTAAGGCACGATAATTTAATTTTGCAGTACATATACAAACAGTACTACTATAAAGTAAATTATTTCATTAAGAAAAACCAAGGAAGTGAGGACGATGCCAGTGATATATTTCAGGAAGCTATTATCGTAATTTACAGGAAATTAAAGGAAAACGATTTAATTTTCGAAAAGAGTTCTTTTCAAGGATATTTATTCTCAGTATGTCGATTTTTGTGGTTAAAGCAATTAGAGAAACGACGGATTGAGAAAGAAAAGCTGAACGATTCATTACCGTTTCAGGAAGACGTTTACGACGACAACCTGGTAGAATTGGTCGATAAAAACCAAAAATACGGTTTGTATCAAAAGCATTTCAAAACCTTGAGTACAGATTGTCAGAAGCTATTGCAGATGTTTTTTGAAAAGGTCCCGCTAAAAGAAATTGCGAAAATTATGGGCTACAAATCTGAAAAATATGCTAAAACAAGAAAGTATAAGTGTAAAGAACTGTTGATAAAGCGCATTAAGCAAGATACAGAATTTAAAAAGATACTTGAAGATGACACCTAAAGCAGAATTATTTGGACGCATTGAAGATTACTGTTTAGATCTTTTAAACAAACCAGAGAGAGAAGAATTTGAAAAAGAGTTAGAATTAAACCAGGAATTAAGAGATGAAGTTGAACTTCAGATGAATATCCAGAATGCCATTTTGGAGATGGATGTTCTCGATCTTAAAGGAAAACTGGAAAAAATTCAAACGAACAGTACAAAAAATGGCAAGTTAAATGGCTCTTTCGAGCTGTTAGACGACTTCAGCGAATTTGAAGAAGCCACCGCAGAGTTAACACCCGAAGAACTTATTGAAAGTTTCGAATCGCTCCCAAAAGTTCATGTATATCAGCATGAGCGAACCAGCAACGAAAACATTCACCATTATTACAAAGAGCAAAACGGTTCTGAGCAAGTCGTTATTGAAGATGACCTGAACGGTTTTGACATGGAAGGTCTGGAAGGCCTGGAAGAGGCTGTTCTTGAAACAGACATCCTGAACTTGCGCGAAACATTGCAACAAGTGGCAAAATCGGTTGAACCGCAGTATTCAGTTGAAGATATCGACGCATATCTTGAGGGAGAAATGGGCGACGATATTTTGGCCGAGTTTGAAGGTGAGCTGAACCAAAATGAACTGTTACAATCAGAAGTTAGTTTGCATAAAGAGCTTGAAATGGCTGTTGCAGAAAACGATGTAATGGATCTGAGAAGCGAATTAAGAAATATCATGGAATCTGAAACATCGTGGAATGTAAGTGAGCAAACCATTGAAGACTTTATTGACGGAGTACTGGAGGAAAGCCTGTTGGAAGAATTCAGTGCTGAATTAAAAGAAAATACCGATCTGATGGCGGAAGTAGCACTTCGCGAGAATATAAACTCTGCCGTTTCGGAAATAGATATCATGGGCTTACGTCAGAAACTGAAAGACGCAAGAGACGAATCCGAGAAGAAAGAGGTAAAATCGATTATGATGCCTCGAATCGAAATCGGTTCTACCAAATTCTGGCGCAGTAGTGTAGCCGTTATTTTAGTCCTGGTTGGTTTACTGGGGGTAATGCGAATGAATACCAATACGCTTGACAATTCGTACGATAAGTACTTTGAATCGACAACCTGGGCATCTGAACGTTCGGTTGACAGCGATGTGAGTGTAATACAACAGGCTCAAATGTATTTTCAGCAGAATGAGTTCCAGAAAACTATCGATCTGTTGAATAATGTGACGGTTAAATCTGACGACCAATTTGTTCCGCAGTTTTATAAAGGATTGAGTTATCAGAATTTGAATAAATATCCGAAAGCGGTAACTGAATATACTAAAGTTATTGATCACGGAAATAACATGTTCATTGAGGAAGCTGAGTGGTATAAAGCTCTTTGTTACCTGAAAATGAATAAAAGGGCAGAGGCTAAGAAAGAATTGCTAGCAGTTATTGATCGCAAAGGTCATTACGAAAAAGATGCCAAGGCAATTTTAAGAAAGCTCAGGTACTCTTTTAAATAATCGAAGAATCGTCCAATAGATTAATTCGAAAACATATACACATTCAATTAAGCCTGTCGGTTACGACGGGCTTTTTTTATGCGAATTCCCTGGTCGATAGAAAAAGCGATAATCAGAAGAATAAGAATTGCAAAAAAGTAAAGATCATAACTGGTATAAACCGGAGAATTATCGCCAATACATTTAAAGCTCATCCAGTAATGTGGGTGAGCAAGTCTTGAATTCGATTCTTCAAGGTATTTCAGTTTAGCAAGCCGAAGCGCTTCATCTTTTGTTTTTCCTGCTTTTAAGTATTTATAAAAAGAGGTCATTATTTTTGTACCGGCCGCATCTTCAACTTCCCAAAGCGACATTATAACCGATGGACATCCGGCATATAAAAAACCTCTGGCCAAACTCATCAGTCCTTCTCCTTTTTGTAGCTTACCAACACCTGTGTTACATGCACTTAGTACCGTCATACTGGCATTCAAATCGAGATTGTAAATATCTGCGGTATTCAGCCAGCCATCATTATCTAAAGTCGTTGTGTCTGTATTTTGACTAAAAGCCAAACGAGAATAGGCCGGTAACGAGTCGTTTATGTACGCGTGCATTGCCAGGTGAAGAATATCAAAATTGCCACTTTCTTTTCTGAAATTTTGCTCGGTTGCATCTTTGCTTCTAAAAATAGTAGTACTAACCGATTTAGCTATATCATCAACTTCTTTTTGTACGCCCGGCAGTGGTGCAAGTTTATAACTTGTCCCCGTCATTATAAATTCTTCAGAATTGTAATCAGGAGCAAAGGCCAGAGTGTGGTTTCTAAGTTTTGGTTTTGATACCTTGTTCTTTAAAAAAATATTTACCGAATTGGCGTAATTAATATTTACATCTTTTATCAGGTAATTCAATTCGTTAAAGCGGATGGTTTCACTCGTATCAGGCAGCGTCTTTAGTAGCCCGTCGAATGAGATATAATTTAGTTTTCCGTCAGGTACTATTGTCAGGTGTTTTTCAGTAATATCATGCTCGTAAGGTGCAACCAGCATTTTGTATAAACGGTGCGAAGAAACACAGTATTGTTTTGCATCTTCGTTGTGTGTAAACATATAGTCGGTAGATGACATAAACCGAAAGGTTTCTTCCAAAGCTTGTATTTCAGCGTTATCGAGCGTCTTTTTGTGAAATTCAATATTGTCGTTCGTAATAAAAAATGTGTACAACGAAGTTAATGTATCAGCGTCACTTCCATTTTTAATGTTTTCCGTTGATGGTTCAGCTAAAAAATACTCAACAATTGCTTCCTTTCTTTCAAGCCTGTTTTGAATGTCATTTAAGCTAAGGGTAGAATTGGAATATTTTAACTGATAGTAGTCGGGGTAACTTTCTTCCATATATCGATTCAGCTCATCTCTTTGCCGCGATGCATCAAAAATCTTATCGTTATATTCTTCCAACAACGAACTATCAGGTTCAACGTAGCTTAATTCCTCGTATTGTAATTCGGAATAGTTAGCGATAGTATTGTTTAGTCTACGTTCCAGCTCTAATAGGCTATCAGGGATCAAACTATTTTGCTGAGCCAGTTCATTGGCAATTTTATCGAAAAGTGCACTGCTTTTTAGCTGTTCCGAATTGTTAAAAGCAATATCAAGAAACTCCTGATTACCCGAGTAACTATAAGCAAGGTAAGCCGTTTCAATAATTTTACCGATGGTTTGGTATTGCAGATTTGACAGTTGAATCTTGCTTTCATCATTCGAAATCTCTTTCCGCGCCTGTTGAATAAGATTACTCGTATTGTTATAACAGCTCAGTGCATAGTCAAGGTTTTCGCTGAAATCTATGCCTTTGTTCTCATTATCAAGCAGAGCAATTTCAAGATATACATCACCTATTGCTTTTATCAGGTCCAGACAATCCATCAACGAACGTGATTGCTGGATTTCAATTGCCGAACTTTCAGGATCTGTTTGCTCTACTTCCAATGCAGCCAGTCCTTTTTTATAAGAATCAATTGCTCTGAGAAGGTTTTGTCTTTTTTCTTCTCTGAATCGATTTATTTCCTGAGTCTTTATTGTACGGTTTCGGTAAATATTTCCTTCATATTCATAATAACTGGAGAGTACTGGACCGTAACCTTTGGTGAAATTCTGTAGAACATTATAAGCTTCAGATAAATTTTCTAAGGCTTTTTCAAAATTATTTATCCCTGAAAGAAATTCGGCGTAACTCATGTACGTGTAGGCAAGGTCTAAACCTTTACCATAATATTCTTTTGAGAAAGATATCGCATGTTTAAAATGATAATCTGCTTTTTCGAATTCTTTAAGGTTATAGTAGCTGCCTCCAATAATGTTATCAAAATAAATTTGATTGGATGAGTCAGCAGATGTATAACATTTTTCTGCAATATCGATAACGCCTTGGTAGTTTTTTGCTATAAATTCAACCTCCGCAATAGCATAATAAGCATCTACTAGGTTATTTAAATTAACAGGTATTTGAGAATTATATGATGATATTGCTTGATTATAATACTTTACGGCGTTGGTATAATCCAGTTTAGCTCTGTATGCATTTCCTATATTAATATAAAGATTCCCTAACAGACCATAATTTAAGGGATCTCGAAGAAACATATTTTTCTCAGACAACATATAATTTTCTAATGCCTTTTCATTTTCTCCCAGGTTTTTATAACTAATTCCAATAGAATAATAGGCCGTTGCTAAATAATAATTTTCATTTCCGTAAATTTTTTTTCGATAGTCTAAGTATTGTTTAAAAGCCTCCAGGGCTTCGTTGTGTGTTTTCCATCTCTGGTTAGAATGGCTCCCGCTTGTCTTAATTTGTTGGATTCCAGTACTAATGCAGCAGAATCTTGTGCCTGGGCATGCAGGATATTGGGGAAAAATACTATGAGAAATATGAAGCTTAACTTCTTGGAAATTGTCATTTGTTGTTGTGAATTATAGCACCAAAATAGAACTTTTTTCAATTTTTTTCAAAAAAGGGGGGTTACCTTTTTCTACTTATCAGAATATATTAGTGAATGTGTGTTTAAAAGTTTAACGAATTAATTTATTATACGATGAAAAGAGTACAGTTTGAATCAACAGAAAATACTTTCGAAGTTAAGGGTTTTGAAGTAATCAGCGAAAAAGCAATGAGCGAAGTTCGTGGTGGTGGAACTCCAAACTCAAGAGACAAAGATATTTTTGACTTTGAAGAAGAATAAAAAAAGTATTTAACTGTTAAGATATATAAGAAATGAAAGTTATAGCTAATTTTTTTACAGAGAACGATAGAGATTTTGAGGTATTGTCTGAAGAAGCAATGAACGAAGTTCGTGGTGGAGGAACTCCAAACTCAAGAGATAAAGATATTTTCGATTTTGAAGAAGAATAAGCCTAAAAAATAGAAACAATGAAAGCTATAACTATACAATCACAGTACAATTTAGATAATTTTGTTTTTGATGTTCTTTCTCAAGAAGAACTTAATGAAGTTCGAGGCGGAGGAACACCAAACTCAAGAGATAAAGATATTTTCGATTTTGAAGAAGAATAGCCTATATACAGAACCAATTGAGTTGTTAGTACAGGGGTTAAAACAAGGACGGTTTTAACCCTTTTTTTATGTCCTTATTTTCCCTTTCCCTCAAACAAGCTGTAATTATTAAACTTACATTTTAGCGCCCCGTTAAATAAATCAATTCGTTGCGATGGTTTTAATCCAACAAATTTTAAGCTATCTATCGATGAGCTAAGTATCCAGGCACTGTTGCCAGCATATTGGTGTTTTAAACGCTCTCCAATCATTGAATAAAGACCATCTAGGTCATTCTCCTTTAGTCTCTCTCCGTATGGTGGATTTGTTACTATGGTTGCGTTATCCAAATCAATATCCAGATTTTTGAAGTCGGTACAGGCAAATTGTATTTTATTAAAAACCAGTGCGCGTCGTGCATTGGTTTGTGCATTTAACAAATTACTTCCCGAAATATCCGAAGCATATATTTTATGCCTGAATTCTCTTTTTTCAACCGGCTCCGTAACTTTCTCCCAAAGCAAAGGATCAAAATCGTTCCAGAGTTGAAAGGCAAATTCTTTCCGGAATTTAGCTGCAGGAATGTTTTGTGCGATCATAGCCGCTTCAATAGGTAAAGTGCCTGAACCGCACATCGGATCCATAAAATCCGAATTTCCAAGCCATCCGGATAGATAGATCATTCCGGCAGCAAGTACTTCGTTTAAAGGTGCATCTCCCTGTTTTACCCGATATCCTCTTTTATGAAGAGATTCTCCCGAGCTGTCAATCGACAAAGTACAGTTATCCTGGAAAATATGAACATTTATAATAATATCCGGATTATCTGTGTCAACACTGGGCCGTTTCCCAAAATTCTCACGAAAATAATCGGCAATAGCATCTTTTACTTTAAGAGAGGCAAACATTGAGTTTCTGAAATCGCGTGAGTTAACAACAACACTGTTAATCACAAAATTCTGATCGACACTAAAATAGTTTTGCCACTTTATTCTTTTGCATTTTAAGTAGAACTGATCGACATTTTTAAAATTAAAATGTTCAATCTCCTTTAAAATGCGTAAAGCTGCCCGAAGGTGATAGTTTGATTTATAGATCAGTTCAAGGTCACCATCATAAAATACGGCACGTTTTCCGCGTCGTACGTTTTTACCGCCAATGCGTTTAACTTCTTTGGCCAAAACATCTTCCAAACCGGAAAAGGTTTTTGCGATTAATTTATACTCTTTCAATGATTTGATTTTTTGTTTTTAAATACCTGCTCCGTCCATAAACGGAATATCTCGCGGGCGTTTTTGCACCACACGAGAATTGGCCGGAAGATCGTTGGTTACCCAAACATTACCTCCAATAACGGAGTTTTCGCCGATTGTTACACGGCCCAGGATGGTTGCACCCGCATAAATAACTACATTATTTTCCAAAATCGGGTGACGAGGAATTCCTTTAATCGGGTTACCATCATCGTCAAGAGGAAAGCTTTTTGCACCTAAGGTAACTCCCTGGTATATCTTTACATTATCGCCAATAATACATGTCGATCCAATAACAACTCCCGTACCGTGGTCGATCGTAAAATTTTCACCAATTTGAGCACGTGGATGGATATCTATTCCTGTTTCACTGTGCGCCATTTCGGTTATAAAACGTGGAATAAGCGGAACATCCAGTTCCAGAAGTTTGTGGGCAATACGGTAATTTGTAATAGCCCGGATTCCCGGATAGCTAAAAATAACTTCGCCAAAGTTTTTTGCTGCCGGATCATTCAAAAATGTAGCTTCAACATCAGCTACTAATCTGCGCCTGATCTCCGGCAGAAACTCTATAAAAGCAACCGCTCTTTCCTGTGCACCTGTTCTGTGTTTTTCAACTCTTTGTTCCGACTCATCGGTACACTCAAAACACAGTCCGGCCAAAATCTCACGGGTAAGCATTTCAAGCAACTCATCAACATAAACTCCCATATAATGCGGAGTTATGGTGGTTTTTAAAGTAGTTGTTCCAAAATAGCCAGGAAAAAGAATCTCGCGAACCAGATTAATAATTCGTTTTAATTGTTTATTTGATGGCAGTGGATCTCCCATCATATGTTTATGACAAACTAATTTGTATGATTCAGGGTTACTCAGTTTGCTTACTGTATCTAAAATTTTTTGGTCTACGGTATTATTTGTCATATCGTTGAATTATATTACAAAACTAATTACATTCATTTAAGAATTGTAACATATAACATATAAAAGAAGTTTCTTGTTGAAGGTTTTAATCTAAACTTGAGATGACTTGAATTGCAGCGTTTTTTCGCTCTTCGTAATCTCCTTTTATTAAATGATAGGAGAATTGGAACTTTTTTAATTCCTGAATGTAAGTTTTCTGAAGATTTTCACGATCAGTTCCGCCATTCTCACGGACATTATCAGGTACCCAGGGCAAATCAGTGTCACAAACCAAAAAAGTGTCAATATGAGTTTCTTTGATTGTTTCTTCAATCCATGCAGGAACTTTCCCGTACACAACGTCCAGCCAGATTTTAGTAATGAGAAGCCAGGTATCTAAAATAATCAGAGATGGTTGCTGCAAAACCATTTCCTTGTATTGTTCAACTTGCTTTTCTGCTATCAGAACAACATCGTCATAAGTGTACGAACGATGTAGTTGTTCTACATAACTTCTTGCGAATTCGGGGACGAACGGTACATTATAATGCGTTGCCAACGCCTTTGCAAGTGTACTCTTTCCGGTTGATTCGGCTCCGGTAATGGCAATTATTTTAGTTGTTTGTTTCAATACTGTTCAGGTCTTTTTTCCACTCAATATAGCCCAATAAAGCCATAACGGTGTAAACGATAAATAAAATTACGGTTGCCCATAAACCTTTGTACACATACAAACCTGCGCTAAATGCATCGATAAATATCCATAGTAGCCAGTGTTCAATGTATTTTCTTGCAAGCATCCATGTGGCAACAATGCTGAGAGCTGTTGTTACTGAATCCATGTGCGGAACGTCAGAATTGGTATAATTCCTCAGTATAAAAAGGATGAGAGCATAAAGGGCAATTGAAACCACTGCCAGTTTTAGCCACAATATTTTTCGGGTGGTTTTTACGGCAACTTTCTTCTCATTTTGTTTTTTACCGCTTAGCCAAAAATACCAGCCATAAATACTAATTATTACGTAATAGGCCTGCAGTCCCATGTCGGCATATAACCGGGCATTAAAAAATACAAGCACATAAAGCGCAGAGGTTAATAAACCTGTTGGCCACGTTAAGATGTGTTGTTTTATGGAAAAAAAAATGTAGGCTAAACCAAGAATGGCTCCCAGTATTTCAACATAATTACCTAAGAGCCATTCCAAAACTATATCAGTCATAAAATTTAATCAGTTGTAACTAAAAGCGCTGCATATTTGTCCTGGTTGTCAAAAACTTCAAGAGCTTTTAAAATTGCATCGTCATTTTCGTTTAAAACTTTGTACATGTCGTTTCGTGAGTACACGTCTCGGGCTATCAAAGCTTTAAGTTCCCGTTTAAGTTCATCTTTTAGAATTGACAAACTTTCTTCATCTTTTTCAATACCTTCTTCAATACCTTTGGCAACTACCTGCTCAATATTCTCATCCGAAATCTCAAATTTCTCATTGAATTTTTCAAATTTCGGATATTGTTTTGCGATGTCTTCACGGTGAAGATCAACATAATCCAAAACAAAATTATAGGTAACCTGCTTTCTTCTTAGTTTATTGATGTAGGCATAATGCGAAGAAGTGTCCATGGGAACAAAAATATCAGGCATTACACCTCCACCTCCATAAACATCGCGGCCGCTAACCAGCGTTTTGTGTTTTAACTCATCATCAAAATGAATGCTGTCGGCACTAAACATCTCCCCATTACTAATTCTGTTGGCGTAATCTTTACGGTATTCGCTAATGCCTTCTTCATAAGGTTTTTGAATACATCTGCCGCTTGGCGTGTAATAGTGAGCGGTGGTTAAGCGAATCATCGACCCGTCATTCAGGAAGAATGGTTTTTGCACCAAACCTTTTCCAAACGAACGACGTCCAATAATAACTCCACGATCCCAGTCCTGAATAGCACCCGAAACAATTTCACTTGCAGAAGCTGAACCCTCGTTAACTAAAACAACAACTTTACCTTCTTGAAAAGAACCTTTTGATGTAGCTTTATAGTCTCTTTTAGGATCGTTGGTACCATTGGTATAAACAATCAACTGGTCATCAGTTAAAAACTGGTCGGCTAACTCAATGGCCGATTTTAGGTAACCTCCACCATTGTTTCTTAAATCGAGAACTAGATTTTGTATTCCTTCACCTTTTAAATCCGACATGGCCTCTAAAAACTCATCGGTAGTTGTTGCCGAGAATTTATTTAGCTTGATATAACCGGTCGACTCATCCAGCATGTATGAAGCATCCAGACTAAAAATTGGAATTTTATCTCTTTCAATTGTAAAATCCAGCGGATCAGTTTCACCTTTTCTGGCAACTGTTAAATCGACTTTACTTCCTTTTTCTCCACGTAACAAATCAAAAACATCCGAATTTTTCAAACCAATTCCGGCTATGTTTTCACCGTCAACTTCAATAATCCGGTCACCGGCACGCAAACCAACTTTTTCAGAAGGACCTTCGGCAATTATCGTAGTCACCAGCAAGGTATCCTTATATATATTG
It contains:
- a CDS encoding class I SAM-dependent RNA methyltransferase codes for the protein MKEYKLIAKTFSGLEDVLAKEVKRIGGKNVRRGKRAVFYDGDLELIYKSNYHLRAALRILKEIEHFNFKNVDQFYLKCKRIKWQNYFSVDQNFVINSVVVNSRDFRNSMFASLKVKDAIADYFRENFGKRPSVDTDNPDIIINVHIFQDNCTLSIDSSGESLHKRGYRVKQGDAPLNEVLAAGMIYLSGWLGNSDFMDPMCGSGTLPIEAAMIAQNIPAAKFRKEFAFQLWNDFDPLLWEKVTEPVEKREFRHKIYASDISGSNLLNAQTNARRALVFNKIQFACTDFKNLDIDLDNATIVTNPPYGERLKENDLDGLYSMIGERLKHQYAGNSAWILSSSIDSLKFVGLKPSQRIDLFNGALKCKFNNYSLFEGKGK
- the epsC gene encoding serine O-acetyltransferase EpsC produces the protein MTNNTVDQKILDTVSKLSNPESYKLVCHKHMMGDPLPSNKQLKRIINLVREILFPGYFGTTTLKTTITPHYMGVYVDELLEMLTREILAGLCFECTDESEQRVEKHRTGAQERAVAFIEFLPEIRRRLVADVEATFLNDPAAKNFGEVIFSYPGIRAITNYRIAHKLLELDVPLIPRFITEMAHSETGIDIHPRAQIGENFTIDHGTGVVIGSTCIIGDNVKIYQGVTLGAKSFPLDDDGNPIKGIPRHPILENNVVIYAGATILGRVTIGENSVIGGNVWVTNDLPANSRVVQKRPRDIPFMDGAGI
- a CDS encoding ATP-binding protein, which produces MKQTTKIIAITGAESTGKSTLAKALATHYNVPFVPEFARSYVEQLHRSYTYDDVVLIAEKQVEQYKEMVLQQPSLIILDTWLLITKIWLDVVYGKVPAWIEETIKETHIDTFLVCDTDLPWVPDNVRENGGTDRENLQKTYIQELKKFQFSYHLIKGDYEERKNAAIQVISSLD
- the pnuC gene encoding nicotinamide riboside transporter PnuC, translating into MTDIVLEWLLGNYVEILGAILGLAYIFFSIKQHILTWPTGLLTSALYVLVFFNARLYADMGLQAYYVIISIYGWYFWLSGKKQNEKKVAVKTTRKILWLKLAVVSIALYALILFILRNYTNSDVPHMDSVTTALSIVATWMLARKYIEHWLLWIFIDAFSAGLYVYKGLWATVILFIVYTVMALLGYIEWKKDLNSIETNN
- a CDS encoding S41 family peptidase; this translates as MAVTKIQHIKTIGLGIFLAFFLIGPVATQAQNEVQENQVKFARLLRLVDGYYVDSSDVSDLTEKAIVHLLEELDPHSTYISKEEVDKMNEPLKGNFEGIGISFNIYKDTLLVTTIIAEGPSEKVGLRAGDRIIEVDGENIAGIGLKNSDVFDLLRGEKGSKVDLTVARKGETDPLDFTIERDKIPIFSLDASYMLDESTGYIKLNKFSATTTDEFLEAMSDLKGEGIQNLVLDLRNNGGGYLKSAIELADQFLTDDQLIVYTNGTNDPKRDYKATSKGSFQEGKVVVLVNEGSASASEIVSGAIQDWDRGVIIGRRSFGKGLVQKPFFLNDGSMIRLTTAHYYTPSGRCIQKPYEEGISEYRKDYANRISNGEMFSADSIHFDDELKHKTLVSGRDVYGGGGVMPDIFVPMDTSSHYAYINKLRRKQVTYNFVLDYVDLHREDIAKQYPKFEKFNEKFEISDENIEQVVAKGIEEGIEKDEESLSILKDELKRELKALIARDVYSRNDMYKVLNENDDAILKALEVFDNQDKYAALLVTTD